The Prionailurus bengalensis isolate Pbe53 chromosome E2, Fcat_Pben_1.1_paternal_pri, whole genome shotgun sequence region CCCAGGGCACAGAGTAGTTTCTCCAAGCCAATTGAAAGGGAGGACTAGAAAGACACCTGTGGTTCCTTGGAGCCTTGTCATTGGGAATTAGGAAAACATGGAAAAGTTTAGCTAAAGAGCTAAAAGTGTGTTTGGCTCTTAAATTTGTAACCCTTTTTTCCAATGTCCAGGAAACTCTgatcagagaagaagaaatgggtTTGAATCTGAATGATAACCATAGCCTTCATTTCTTCCCCAAATGGTTCCCAATGGGATCCTGTGTGCAGTTTCAAAACTGACCCTTGCTGGTGCCCCCTTCCTCAGATTCTGTGAATTGTTGTGGTGTGAAACAACAGTGTTGACTTAACTAAGTGCTCCAGGTGATTCTACTTGAGGCCAGAGTCAGTTGGCAAGGCTTCCCATTAATTTATGGGATTTCAGTGTAGGCTTTTGCTCAAGGAGAGGTAACAGGGTCTCCTCTACAAAGTGTGGGAGGATTAGGTCCACCCAGCACACTGTTCCTATGCTGTAGCAGAATTTGTGGGTGTCTGTGGGAGTGGAAGCCACTGAAAGTATACAAGGAAAACTCAGAGATTGGGCTCCAAGTACGTAGTCTCCATTTCTGAAAAGCTCCTGACACAAAAAACTAGGAAGTTTTGTCCTTCTGCATTTCACAGTCCCGCCTGCCAGTGAGTACTTTTCTGCTGAAGACATTCTGTTGGTGCCTTTAAGGGCATTTTCTCCTGATGCAGATGTGATTTGTCCACAAATACCTTCTGAGAAAGAAATCTAGAGGACAAgcggaaagaagaagaaatggccaGATCTCAGGTAAACTTGGTGTTCCAGGTCAAAGGCCGTGTCATCTTTTCCCCCTAAAATTCCATGCATTTAGAAATTGCAAATGTTGATTTCTCTGTGTTTGGTGTTTCTGCCTTATGTTTTCACCAAAGCTTTAAAACCTTCTCAGGAACAATACTCAAGATTGGGTCTTTAGAACTCACTCCCCTATAAGCAGGAGTCCTCTCTACATTATCCAACCAGGCTTTCACTAGGAcgtcaacacttgttacttctaaTTAAAGTCCTACGAGTATTCCAAATATTCCCGTTAGGACCTATCCAAAGGGAAAGGTGTTGAGTCCAAGATTCCAGTTGCTGATGGGGTCTGGTGGTGGGATTTCAGTCAAGGAGAACCGTTCCCCTTTAGTTCCCCATTTAGTAACTGTCTGTAGCGcaggatgaagaaaatgaaaaatacaaggcTCCcagtatcttaggagtcctcttaaGCATATGGGAATCCTTCTGGAGACCTCCCTTTTGCCTTTCCCTCCCCTGGCTGCatagtcactcttcacaaccccactGTGGATCTTGGTGCCCACAGGTCCTCTCTTTGTGTTATAATAAAACAAACCTTTTTGCaccaaataataaatgcaaaaaaaacagAGAATGGATACGAGGCCTAAATAACTTGGAAAGTTAAAAAAGCAAGGGGAGAGCAGTCTTGctttgtaaaatgtgaaaaagataCTCTTTAAAATATACTAGACATTACAGGACAGGGAAACAGCCATCTAAAAGTGGTATTTCTCCCATTCAGATGGGGCTCCCAAATATGGGCCGATGATCCTGTGGAAGTCAACAGCATGAGTGGTGAAAAGAATGAGGCTGGAGCACTATTAAAGGGCTTCCCAGATTCTTTGTGTAAAATCATCTGTATAACACATTCTCTGACAAGAAATCAGGGATCAGCATTGGCTAAAGTCTTGCCATATTGTTTATTTGGGTATTGTTAATCCTCAATGTGGATTCTGTGATGTGGAGTAGCGTTGAGCCCTCCTTAAAAGTTCTCTCacagtgttggggtgcctgggtggctcagtcaatgaagcatccaacttcacctcatgTCGTGATATAGCAGTTTatgggtccgagccctgcatcaggctctgagatgtctgTGCAGAgacctcggagcctggaacctgcttttcattctgtgtgtgtgtctgcctctgcACCCTCCCACTCATTCTATcgaagaaaaactttttaaaaagtggggaaaaaaattcccTCACAATCTTAAACTCTGTAACATTTGCTCCAAGATGATTTCTATAATCTTGAATAAAGGATGATTGGTGGTTAAAGCCTTTTGCACACGTTACATTGGTAAGGTTGGCTCaagtatgaattctgtgatgcTGATGAAGTTCTGAGCATTTGGTAAAGCCCTTGCCACATGTcttacattggtaaggtttctctccagtatgaattttGTGATAGCCATTAAGGTTTGACTTAATCCTAAAGGCTCTGCCACAGTGTTGACATTGgaaaggtttctctccagtatgaattctgtgatggTCATTGAAGTTTGACTTCAAcctaaaggccttcccacattgtTGACATTTGTGAGGTTTATCTCCActatgaattctctgatgctgACTAAGGGATGCTTGCTGGCTAAAGTCCTTGCCACATACttgacatttgtaaggtttctctccagtatgaattacATGATGCTGAGTAAGTGTTGTTTGCTGGCTAAAGACCTTTccacattcttgacatttgtaaggtttctttCCTGTATGCATTCTGTGATGCCGAGTAAGGGATGATTGCCGCATAAAGGCTCTACCACATTCTtgacattggtaaggtttctctccagtatggattcTGTGATGCTGAGTAAGCCTTGAGGGTAAATTAAAGGATTTGCTGCATTTgttacattggtaaggtttctgtccggtatgaattctgtgatgttgaAAAAGGGTTGAGTATCTGCTAAAGGCCttaccacattctttacatttgtaaggtttctctccggTATGAATTAGGTGATGTTGAGTAAGCTGTGAGTATGCtttaaaggccttgccacattctttacatttgtggggtttctctccagtatgaattctgtgatgttcAGTAAGTCGTGAGGAAGAgttaaaggcttttccacattcttgacattggtaaggtttctcaccagtatggaTTCTGTGATGCTGAGTAAGGGATGATTGGTAgctaaaggccttgccacattcttgacAGTTgtgaggtttctctccagtatgaattctgtgatgtcgACTAAGGGATGATTGCTGGGCAAAGACCTTGccacattcttgacatttgtaaggtttctctccagtatgccTTCTGTGATGCTTAGTAAGGGATGATGGGTGgctaaaggccttgccacattcttgacatttgtaaggtttctctccagtatgcaTTCTGTGATGCTGATTAAGGGATGATTGCTGgttaaaggccttgccacattcttgacattgtaaggtttctctccagtatgtaTTCTGTGATGTTTAATAAGGTATGAGTGCCAtttaaaggccttgccacatacTTGACATTCgtgaggtttctctccagtgtggattcTATAATGCTGAGTAAGAAATGATTGCTGgctaaaggccttgccacattgttgacatttgtaaggtttctgtGCAGTACGGATTCGCCTGTCTGAATGGAGTGATGACCCATCATTAAAGGTTTGACCACCTTCTTCacatttgtcaattttctttgCAGTATGCATTTGCTGATGTTGAGATAGTGTCGAGTGCCTGTCAAAGGTTTTGCCACATTCCTTGCCAATGTACCTTTTCCCTCCAGTATCACTTGTCTTATACATATTTAGGCTTAATGATTGATTAAACATGTTCCCAGATTCATTATATGTGTATGGGTTTCCACCCCCATGAAGCCTCTGATGATCAGCAATACTGGAGGACTGCTTCAGagctttcccacattcatcaTGTTTAGAAGTAATTTCTCCCCTCTGTGTACTCTTACTATTGGTATATTTGGAGTTTGGATAAAACACTTCCTCACCTTTATTAGATTCAAAATGGTTTTCTTGCAGAGTCCTCAGACGTTTGCTAACATGAGAGCCCTGGTTAGACTGTGTCTCAGATTCACTGTATTGAGCCAGTGTAGCTCCATTGAAAATGCTCTGGAAATGTTGCAgggtcacctcctctgtgaagcacCTCCCAAATTGAGACGTCCTAGgccttttatcttcatttttgaatCTCTGAGTTTTAGAACTATTTGACTGAAAGGTCAATCCAATCCCACTTTCACAATGGTTCACAGCATTGTTTTCAGTGTGGATGAGGTAACTTTCCAAATGTTCCAAATTTTCTTTGCACAAATATGTATGTTTGCATGTTTGATTGGAACTTCTGCTTACAGATGCACACTGCTTTGCACAAATAGTGGATGTAAAAAGGGGGGTTTTCCAAGATGTTTTATGTCCTTCACCACTTGGGGCCATGAGGTTCTTACTATGGGCAGTCTCATTTGGACTACGTCCTTCATGAAACTTCTGATGTGCTTCATTCTTTCTACCACTGTCCCATTTTATCATTAAGTGTAAATTCTCAAGGGCATGATGTTTCCATGTACCCAGTGACACATTTTGGGAAGAGGCTTCTATGCATGGCTTTGGCAGGAAGCTCTGGCTGCCATGTGAAGATATAGCTGAAAGAtagcaaataacaaaaaaagggaACATCATTCCAATTACTACCCTCACATGAAAGTACTGACAACTTCTAATACACAACCTTCAAATCAGTCTGAGAATGTCAGGAAGTTGGTTGAGAAGGATTCATCGGGATTTCATTCTTCCTGGACACAGAAACTTACACACAACGTGAAGACATAGCCTAATAGATCATTCTGTAATTCTGTAATGGTGTAGCACAAATCATATTCCTGTGTCACAAAGAATCAGGAAATTACCCTATGAGCCAAAATTTAGAAGGAAGCacagttaatttaaaattatgaaaatacgATACAGCAAAAGTAGGAATAAAACAACAGGACGAGTTTGTATTCAGAAGTAAACCAAAAATTTTACACACCTATAACACCATCAAGGAAGGATGAAAAATTGAAGTTCACCTAAATTCAGAAGTGAAGAAGTAACACAAGACACAGTACATGTGATatcatagaaataaaagtaatcatAATTGGGAAAAAGGATAATTACATGCTAACAAATAGgtatccaaaaaaagaaaagtacctaTTTCAAATAAGGTATAACCTACTTGACATCATCATGGAGAAAAGATTATAATGAaagaggaacctgggtggcttagtcggttgagcatccaacacttgattttggctcaggtcatgatcttagggtcatgtGATGGACACCCGTATCAGGCTCTACCCTAAGCATGaagtctgtttaagattctctctctctctccctctgctttctctccgACTCACTGACTcccacactcaaaaaaaaaaaaaaaaaagaaaaaagaaaaagaaaaaagtcaacagaTCTACAACTACTAAGTACATTAACACTGTAATAAATAAAGTCccaatgggacgcctgggtggctcagttgggtaagcatcagacttcagctcaggccatgatctcacagtgcttgagttcgagcccctcatgggctctgtgctgacaggtcagagccttgagcctgcttcggattctgtgcctccctctctctcctcccctcccctgctcatgctctgtctctttctgtctctccctgtctcaaaaataaataaaaacattaaaaatgttttctaattaaaaaaaaaaaaccaaactcccaGCAAGGAAAACTCTTATGCCAGATGAATTCACAGAATAATTCATAGACACACATAAGAAAGTACTTGAAATCTCCCCAGACATTTCTAGGGAGTGAAGAGAAGGGAGATTATGAAAACCCTTGATCATACCAGCCTTAACAGGTTATCAAAGCTGAAGGAAGATGCTACAAGTATAGAAGACTACGAATTACCATCTGTGGGGAATATTCATGCAACGTCCACCATAAAACTAAgcaaataggggagcctgggagccTAAGTTGGTGAAGCACCTgacccttgacttcagctcaggtcatgacttcagtcgtgagatcaggccccatgtcCAGCTCATTACAAACTgaaaaacctgcttgggatcctctttcctcctcactctctgcccctcccattgtcctcttccttcctctccctctcaatacaaataaacaaatgaaaaacaaactgaatCAAAAGCACATTTTACCATTTTATGACATAATCAACTGGGattttttcctgaaattcaaGAATGTTTCACCATATGGAAAACTATCGAGTTGGGACTGCACATTACAGACTAAAGATCACAAAGAGAGGATTATCTTAATTGATACAGGACAGGAAGTGAGCATATTGGACACCATTTCATGATTAAAGATACTCAATAAGGAAGAATCCAAGGAAATTACTTCATCCTAATAAAGATCATGTATGTGTGAAAAGCTGAAATCCAACATAATCGATGAGAAGGCCAAAAGCTCCTCCTATAGGATCACAAATAGGATACTGAAGCAACTTTCCCATGTCCATTTCACACAGTACTGGCACTATTCagaacaattaggaaaaaaatacataaaaggaaaccaaattgggggcacttggttggctcacttaattgtctgactcttggttttcaacCTGGCactatgtgagtttgagccccacatcaggctccatgctgacagcacagagcctgttggggttcactctgtctctctctctctccctttctctctgcttctcccaactcccactctctcaaaataaataaacttaaaacaattctaaaatggaaacaaattggaagagaaaaagcaaaattattgcTGTTAGAGGATGACATTATCTATACAAAATccaaggaaacttttttttttggtaatcattattattcattttttcctaatttttctacTAGACCCTCCACTTTCAATTTTTATGCTATAAATGATTAATTATTGtatttcacctttttcttttattacaccTCAATCAACACAAGAATGAAGAAATTTAGCTAAAATTCTGTAAAaggaaatgctaaagaaaaataagaaagaagtaaaatgaagacCCAAATAAACATAACATTGAAAGTAATTCCGTTTCTCCAATACAACAAACTTGacaatactttaaatatatttacagtgaaaaaaaaacctcaccaacgaaaaagacaaatggaaaagaaaacgaGGCAACAGTTACACACAGAAACATATAGTGTGATAAACGATTCCTAAAGCAAACATACACTAACATATTAGACAATTTGGAAAAGACCAAGACCACATGCCTTCACTGGTCAATGGACCAAACTTTTAAACAAGTAATTCCTTGGATGCCCCGGTgtctcagttggtttagcatccaactgtaggttttggctctggtcataatctcactttgtgagttccagccccacactgggctctgcactgacagtgggcatccttcttgggatgctctctatctctatctctccttACCTCTTCCTTCTtatctctcctctcaaaataaatagttattaaaaaGGTAATGGagaacattatattttttaaaaaagcaattgctgataaaattcatcaaaattctACAAATAATAGAATACAGGGAACCCATTGAAAATCATTCTAGGTGGctggcattaccctgatacccaagAGGAGATAACCAcaatacaagaacaaaaaaaggcGAGTTTGTcgaatataaatattgctacactggccttcttttgacatccatttgcatgataacgTTTCTCTAGCCCCTCACTTTCAACTGGCAGACAACTTCAGGTCTAAATTGAGTCTTTTGTAGGTTTGGGTTAATTAATCCAAAtcggtttggggttttttttaatccactcagacaccctatgtgttttgattggagtgCATATACATTTCCCTTCAAAGGAATCATTGACTAGATACCTATTTGctgccattttattattacttttggcATTggttctggagattttttttctgatactttcttgtctttctcacttttggtctctcctctgAAGTCAAAGACTATCCTTAAACATGTCTTGGAGGGCTGTTccagtggtcacaaactcctttagtttctgtttgactggaaatctctctctctcctctagtCTGAATGATAGTCTTCCTGGATAGACTGTTCTTGGCTGcctattttccccattcagcattttgatttttttttcaacgtttatttatttttttggggacagagagagacagagcatgaacgggggaggggcagagagagagggagacacagaatcggaaacaggctccaggctccgagccatcagcccagagcctgactcggggctcgaactcacggaccgcgagatcgtgacctggctgaagtcagacgcttaaccgactgcgccacccaggcgcccctcagcattTTGAATCTATCATGTCCCTCCCTCAGGGTTGCcatgtttctgttgagaaatcttgAGCTGGCCTTATGCTTTTCAGGATGGGTGAAATACTTCCTCTGtgttgctgcttttaagattttgtcaTTATCACCATAGTTTGCTAATTGGATTCCAAGATGTCTTGGTGTAGGCCTCCTTTTTGTGATTTCAATGGAgttctgtgcctcctgaatcCGCAGGTCTGTGCCTCCCTAATCCTGATTAGGAATGCTTTCTTCTATTATTCCCTGAAGTAACTTTTCTGACCCACTTTCTCATCTTGTTCT contains the following coding sequences:
- the LOC122493764 gene encoding zinc finger protein 420-like produces the protein MHTAKKIDKCEEGGQTFNDGSSLHSDRRIRTAQKPYKCQQCGKAFSQQSFLTQHYRIHTGEKPHECQVCGKAFNQQSSLNQHHRMHTGEKPYKCQECGKAFSHPSSLTKHHRRHTGEKPYKCQECGKVFAQQSSLSRHHRIHTGEKPHNCQECGKAFSYQSSLTQHHRIHTGEKPYQCQECGKAFNSSSRLTEHHRIHTGEKPHKCKECGKAFKAYSQLTQHHLIHTGEKPYKCKECGKAFSRYSTLFQHHRIHTGQKPYQCNKCSKSFNLPSRLTQHHRIHTGEKPYQCQECGRAFMRQSSLTRHHRMHTGKKPYKCQECGKVFSQQTTLTQHHVIHTGEKPYKCQVCGKDFSQQASLSQHQRIHSGDKPHKCQQCGKAFRLKSNFNDHHRIHTGEKPFQCQHCGRAFRIKSNLNGYHKIHTGEKPYQCKTCGKGFTKCSELHQHHRIHT